Proteins encoded by one window of Salvia splendens isolate huo1 chromosome 14, SspV2, whole genome shotgun sequence:
- the LOC121765666 gene encoding putative germin-like protein 2-1, whose translation MAGVVALFSTLALNLLCLAMAFDHSPLQDFCVFDANSPGCKNPGTVTADDFFYSGLHLPANTSNPYRAGLKAARIPGMNGQGLTLARLDFLPDGLIPPHYHPRAAEILTVLEGSLEVGFVKSYPNYKHYGKVLNKGDVYVVPVGLVHYQRGVGNANTVVLSAVNSQNAGIVEVAAGIFGAKPVIDSNYLANAFRLNKGIVEQLQSKCWS comes from the exons atggCTGGAGTTGTAGCTTTATTCAGCACTTTAGCTCTTAATTTATTGTGTTTGGCCATGGCTTTTGATCATTCTCCTTTACAAGATTTTTGCGTATTCGATGCCAATAGCCCCG GATGCAAGAACCCGGGAACTGTTACAGCCGACGACTTCTTCTACAGCGGGCTGCATTTGCCAGCAAACACGAGTAACCCCTACCGAGCTGGGCTGAAAGCAGCCCGAATCCCGGGCATGAATGGTCAAGGGCTGACGCTGGCCCGCCTCGACTTTCTGCCAGACGGACTCATCCCGCCCCACTATCACCCAAGGGCGGCCGAGATTCTAACCGTTCTAGAAGGTTCCTTGGAAGTCGGGTTCGTGAAGTCATACCCTAACTACAAACATTACGGTAAAGTTCTTAACAAGGGCGACGTCTACGTCGTCCCCGTTGGGCTTGTCCACTACCAGCGCGGCGTTGGGAATGCGAACACGGTGGTTCTGTCGGCGGTGAATAGCCAGAACGCCGGAATTGTGGAAGTTGCCGCCGGTATCTTCGGCGCCAAGCCCGTGATTGACAGCAATTATCTAGCAAATGCTTTTAGATTGAATAAGGGAATTGTGGAGCAGCTTCAATCCAAGTGTTGGTCTTGA